Proteins from a single region of Stigmatella erecta:
- a CDS encoding perilipin family protein, with amino-acid sequence MGLGGIVSGAANAAKRAAESAAKAAADAARKAAEAAQQAAQKAAESAQKSVAEAGQKVSSAAQAQAKDVFEGAKNAVGGVADKAQNLANRAVDTVQKAAGGAVNKAQDVATQAVDKVQDLAHNTVDKAQDVAHKTVDKVQDLASDAASKVPGPVGQVLNKAQNVVSGAVDKVQGAANGAVNKVQDIATGAVDKAQGAVSGVVDQAQDAASSAVDRVQDLGNGTVDKVQELAGSAIGKFQDTAQALGRAADFAVKNPGQVLDKATDIAADGLNRMGEALQNAPTANPLQKMANQVTGGLLQTGADLVRDPVETARAAQDALTLSSEVDSLKEGESAKVSLSGEGNVALVSAKAKGELEVKRNKEADGGGYTVSVNGEVGAGVAAKLGAKGAADAGASAYGTAGAKVEFKFATAEEAKQATDLISRAAVTAGAGVANPLAGVAANQVLGDPLSEVASLKDNVSAMEFKLGAEGSLTGSVGASGLGDVVGVGAKASLNGKTDATARVEFKDGHPAKVALKQSVELSGQVGASAGLDIPGSNGSSASLPGGASAEGKAGLKVELEQSFNLPKDFDPASLVTDPSGAARQIQATAQDSQQVKLTATDSRQGSLKGLGFNGSAGQEVKIEMTAKAADLARSGAVDRLLEGDIGQAVTQAGSAVQTKTTLQEKVTEGNNLSVGLHAGAGGGEVGLSTERTHLGDTRELSPEQLAQHYLQGGWVNEAFS; translated from the coding sequence ATGGGTCTGGGCGGAATTGTTTCTGGGGCTGCGAATGCTGCGAAGCGGGCTGCGGAGTCGGCGGCGAAGGCAGCGGCGGATGCGGCCAGGAAAGCGGCGGAAGCCGCCCAGCAAGCCGCTCAGAAAGCCGCGGAGTCCGCCCAGAAGAGCGTCGCGGAGGCCGGTCAGAAGGTCTCGTCCGCCGCCCAGGCGCAGGCCAAGGACGTCTTCGAAGGCGCCAAGAACGCCGTGGGGGGCGTGGCCGACAAGGCACAGAACCTGGCCAATCGCGCCGTCGACACGGTGCAGAAGGCCGCCGGCGGCGCCGTCAACAAGGCGCAGGACGTGGCCACCCAGGCGGTCGACAAGGTGCAGGACCTGGCCCACAACACCGTCGACAAGGCCCAGGACGTGGCCCACAAGACGGTGGACAAGGTGCAGGACTTGGCGAGCGACGCGGCCAGCAAGGTGCCCGGTCCCGTGGGCCAGGTGCTCAACAAGGCGCAGAACGTGGTGAGCGGCGCGGTGGACAAGGTGCAGGGCGCCGCCAACGGTGCCGTGAACAAGGTGCAGGACATCGCCACCGGCGCGGTGGACAAGGCCCAGGGCGCGGTGAGCGGCGTGGTGGATCAGGCCCAGGACGCCGCGAGCAGCGCGGTGGACAGGGTGCAGGATCTCGGCAACGGCACGGTGGACAAGGTGCAGGAGCTGGCCGGGAGCGCGATCGGCAAGTTCCAGGACACCGCCCAGGCCCTGGGGCGGGCGGCGGACTTCGCGGTGAAGAACCCGGGCCAGGTGCTCGACAAGGCCACGGACATCGCCGCCGACGGCCTGAACAGGATGGGCGAGGCCCTCCAGAACGCCCCCACGGCCAACCCGCTCCAGAAAATGGCCAACCAGGTCACCGGAGGCCTGCTGCAGACGGGCGCCGATCTGGTGCGTGACCCCGTGGAGACGGCGCGCGCCGCCCAGGACGCGCTCACGCTCAGCTCGGAGGTCGACTCGCTCAAGGAAGGTGAGAGCGCGAAGGTGTCCCTGAGCGGTGAGGGCAACGTCGCCCTCGTGAGCGCCAAGGCCAAGGGCGAGCTGGAGGTCAAACGCAACAAGGAGGCGGACGGCGGCGGCTACACCGTGTCCGTCAACGGCGAGGTGGGCGCCGGCGTGGCCGCCAAGCTGGGCGCCAAGGGCGCCGCGGACGCGGGTGCGAGCGCGTATGGCACCGCGGGCGCCAAGGTGGAGTTCAAGTTCGCCACGGCCGAGGAGGCCAAGCAGGCCACGGACCTCATCTCCCGCGCGGCCGTGACGGCCGGGGCCGGGGTGGCCAACCCCCTGGCCGGTGTGGCTGCCAACCAGGTGCTGGGGGATCCCCTCTCCGAGGTGGCCTCGCTCAAGGACAACGTGAGCGCCATGGAGTTCAAGCTGGGCGCCGAGGGCAGCCTCACCGGCAGCGTGGGTGCCTCGGGGCTGGGGGATGTCGTGGGCGTGGGCGCCAAGGCGAGCCTGAACGGCAAGACGGACGCCACCGCCCGCGTCGAGTTCAAGGACGGCCACCCCGCCAAGGTGGCGCTCAAGCAGAGCGTGGAGCTCAGCGGCCAGGTGGGGGCCTCGGCGGGCCTCGACATCCCGGGCAGCAATGGTTCCTCGGCGAGCCTCCCCGGGGGCGCGTCCGCCGAGGGCAAGGCCGGGCTGAAGGTGGAGCTGGAGCAGAGCTTCAACTTGCCGAAGGACTTCGATCCCGCCTCGCTCGTGACGGATCCCTCCGGCGCCGCGCGTCAGATCCAGGCCACCGCGCAGGACTCTCAGCAGGTGAAGCTCACCGCCACCGACTCCCGCCAGGGCTCGCTCAAGGGGCTGGGCTTCAACGGCAGCGCGGGCCAGGAAGTGAAGATCGAGATGACCGCCAAGGCGGCGGATCTCGCCCGGAGCGGCGCCGTGGACCGCCTGCTGGAAGGTGACATCGGCCAGGCCGTGACGCAGGCGGGCTCCGCCGTGCAGACGAAGACGACGCTCCAGGAGAAGGTGACCGAGGGCAACAACCTGAGCGTCGGCCTGCACGCGGGCGCGGGCGGGGGCGAGGTGGGGCTGTCCACCGAGCGCACCCACCTGGGCGACACGCGCGAGCTGAGCCCCGAGCAGCTCGCCCAGCACTACCTGCAGGGCGGCTGGGTCAACGAGGCCTTCTCCTGA
- a CDS encoding DMT family transporter: MSLPAHPPEATPSLPAVWLTPVELGVLGAIWGASFLFMRIAAKDFGALPLVEIRLALGGLVLLPFLWGARKAFPLQLWPKLALIGAINSALPFALFAWAAQRAPAGIAAITNSTAVLFTALVAFVFYGERIGPRRGVALAVGFGGVVVLASGKAAGANIGGAVVAGTTAACLYGIGVNMVKRHLSGLPAGAVASATLSCAAVLTLPFAAVAWPPQPIPVVSWLSAAALGVLCSGIAYVLYYRLIQRIGASRAVTVTYLVPLFGVAWAWLLLGEPLTLTLAIAGTLILGSVALSQQRPS, translated from the coding sequence ATGAGCCTTCCCGCCCATCCCCCTGAGGCAACGCCCTCCCTTCCGGCCGTGTGGCTCACGCCGGTGGAGCTGGGGGTGCTGGGCGCCATCTGGGGCGCGTCCTTCCTCTTCATGCGCATCGCCGCCAAGGACTTCGGGGCGCTGCCCCTGGTGGAGATCCGGCTGGCGCTGGGAGGGCTCGTGCTGCTGCCGTTTCTATGGGGCGCGCGCAAGGCGTTCCCGCTCCAGCTGTGGCCGAAGCTGGCGTTGATCGGCGCCATCAACTCCGCGCTGCCGTTCGCGCTGTTCGCCTGGGCCGCGCAGCGTGCCCCGGCCGGCATCGCCGCCATCACCAACAGCACGGCGGTGTTGTTCACCGCCTTGGTGGCCTTCGTCTTCTATGGCGAGCGCATTGGCCCCCGGCGGGGGGTGGCACTGGCCGTGGGCTTCGGTGGCGTGGTGGTGCTGGCCAGTGGCAAGGCCGCCGGCGCCAACATCGGTGGCGCGGTGGTGGCGGGAACCACGGCCGCGTGTCTGTACGGCATCGGTGTGAACATGGTGAAGCGCCACCTCTCCGGCTTGCCCGCGGGCGCGGTCGCCTCGGCCACGCTGTCCTGCGCGGCGGTGCTGACGCTGCCCTTCGCGGCCGTGGCGTGGCCCCCGCAGCCCATTCCGGTGGTGTCGTGGCTGTCGGCCGCGGCGCTCGGCGTGCTCTGCTCTGGCATTGCCTATGTCCTGTACTACCGGCTCATCCAGCGCATTGGCGCGTCCCGCGCGGTCACCGTCACCTATCTGGTGCCGCTGTTCGGCGTGGCCTGGGCCTGGCTGTTGCTGGGCGAGCCGCTCACGCTCACGCTGGCGATCGCGGGGACGCTGATCCTGGGCAGCGTGGCGCTCAGCCAGCAGCGGCCCTCCTAG
- a CDS encoding Rieske 2Fe-2S domain-containing protein, whose protein sequence is MLTGMDATPDVITRFFHPVLKARELKDKPVRVEVAGQAYVLFRDGTGKAAALADACPHRFAPLSAGRVRKDGRLECPYHGWTFNAEGQGHSPSQPSLRKCDARAFQLLERQDYLWLAGKDTPLSAFPDFAPEGYEYTGAFSMLFRAPLHVAIDNFSEDEHTPFVHTRLGWEGRDTGAIDFSAENLDDRTEVHYSAPQRTSLLIRLLMLQPGDVFHNDWVTRFDPVRTGYSIHWKDASGKSRPFHHHFAIFMVPETAATTRFHVFSFLKLVDPRFRPLMPVVRRAQRLLAWFEIRDDAQFVPVVANTPYSFKGMRLGIYDKPLIHQRKLLERIYFGQNAAEESPPLPRAQGSRG, encoded by the coding sequence ATGCTCACCGGCATGGACGCCACGCCGGATGTCATCACCCGCTTCTTTCATCCCGTTTTGAAGGCCCGTGAGCTGAAGGACAAGCCGGTGCGGGTCGAGGTGGCAGGACAAGCTTACGTGCTGTTCCGGGATGGGACGGGCAAGGCGGCGGCGCTGGCGGATGCCTGTCCTCACCGCTTCGCGCCGCTGTCGGCGGGCCGGGTGCGCAAGGACGGACGGCTGGAGTGCCCCTACCACGGCTGGACGTTCAACGCCGAAGGCCAGGGCCACAGCCCGAGCCAGCCCAGCCTGAGGAAGTGCGACGCCCGGGCCTTCCAGCTCCTCGAACGCCAGGACTACCTGTGGCTGGCGGGAAAGGACACCCCGCTGTCGGCCTTCCCGGACTTCGCGCCCGAGGGGTACGAGTACACGGGGGCCTTCTCCATGCTCTTCCGCGCGCCGCTGCACGTGGCGATCGACAACTTCAGCGAGGACGAGCACACGCCGTTCGTCCACACGCGCCTGGGGTGGGAGGGGCGCGACACGGGGGCCATCGACTTCTCCGCGGAGAACCTCGATGACCGGACGGAGGTGCATTACAGCGCCCCTCAGCGGACGAGCCTGCTCATCCGGCTGCTGATGCTCCAGCCCGGGGACGTGTTCCACAACGACTGGGTGACGCGGTTCGATCCCGTGCGGACGGGCTACTCCATCCACTGGAAAGACGCCTCGGGCAAATCGCGCCCCTTCCATCACCACTTCGCCATCTTCATGGTGCCGGAGACGGCGGCCACGACGCGCTTCCACGTCTTCTCCTTCCTGAAGCTCGTGGATCCGCGCTTCCGGCCGCTCATGCCGGTAGTGCGCCGGGCACAGCGGCTGCTCGCGTGGTTCGAGATCCGCGACGATGCCCAGTTCGTCCCCGTGGTGGCGAACACGCCGTACAGCTTCAAAGGGATGCGCCTGGGCATCTACGACAAGCCGCTCATCCACCAGCGCAAGCTGCTGGAGCGCATCTACTTCGGCCAGAACGCGGCGGAGGAGTCCCCGCCCCTGCCGCGCGCCCAGGGCTCCCGAGGGTAA
- a CDS encoding DUF4139 domain-containing protein — protein sequence MLVVPSVLDAVTVHADGALCTRVATLSPENGRLPTQVRLQGLPPGLTPGSLRASILQGPPGLTVRDIRTGFDVQLPPEVDLPAEHRALEEAQEALARITTETEQVQKEFEALRKLGPTFLKPKAGEPPRQASPTAVLALGAFLDKELAALHVHKLELERRQRDAWEEVELRRRRIQEGSSAVRGQRAVLYRAATLTLSELGSVEGAVRLALEYAVKGARWLPGYELRMPRSLDGGTLRMRASVLQHTGEDWTGVKLSLSTAELNRRADVPELKALRIGRRQPPPARSGWREPPPGLDALFAGYDAAGTRAPLPPPPPLPPSLEFAKAQVQAKPEPPRASAPPPAARPGSSRSTGAFPVVSAPPPPPAAAPMRSMARGGESLRKKRVAKEIMAEPEAPAEMDDALMDMSEEESSLGGFGGAALQQDEAEPLAGLELGGGLLDYGALELGAADQPSRRGKLQPQPTHTQELLALTALHIQVDIAALLLVRQRSGEAGALPPAPPWTVPPRESSPHFDYRYDVEARMDVPSDGHWHTVSVFSAPVGLTAEYLCVPSVEPRVFRSVKVENRTPHALLAGPVDVTLGDEFLMSSPLPTLAPGATQRLGLGVEESLKVSRNTRFDEASGGVFGGATVLTHRVSLEVANRLGRPVTVELRERVPVVPPGEKDIKVEEAEVRPPWRAPTPLPGELPVEGERAWRVTLQPGEKQTLDASWNVKIPSSKTLQGGNRRT from the coding sequence ATGCTCGTCGTTCCCTCCGTCCTGGATGCGGTCACCGTCCACGCTGACGGTGCGCTCTGTACCCGCGTGGCCACGCTGTCCCCGGAGAACGGCCGGCTGCCCACGCAGGTGCGCCTTCAGGGCCTGCCCCCGGGGCTCACCCCGGGCTCGCTGCGCGCCTCCATCCTGCAAGGCCCCCCGGGCCTCACCGTGAGGGACATCCGCACGGGCTTCGACGTGCAGTTGCCCCCGGAGGTGGACCTCCCCGCGGAGCACCGCGCGCTCGAAGAGGCCCAGGAGGCGCTCGCCCGCATCACCACCGAGACCGAGCAGGTGCAGAAGGAGTTCGAGGCCCTGCGCAAGCTCGGGCCCACCTTCCTGAAGCCCAAGGCCGGGGAGCCGCCGCGCCAGGCCTCGCCCACCGCCGTGCTGGCCCTGGGCGCCTTCCTCGACAAGGAGCTGGCGGCCCTGCATGTCCACAAGCTGGAGCTGGAGCGGCGCCAGCGGGATGCCTGGGAGGAGGTGGAGCTGCGCCGGCGCCGGATCCAGGAGGGCTCCTCCGCGGTGCGCGGCCAGCGGGCGGTGCTGTACCGGGCCGCCACCCTCACCCTCTCGGAGCTGGGGAGCGTGGAGGGGGCGGTGCGCCTGGCCCTGGAGTACGCCGTGAAGGGCGCCCGGTGGCTGCCCGGCTACGAGCTGCGCATGCCCCGCTCGCTCGACGGGGGCACGCTGCGCATGCGCGCCTCGGTGCTCCAGCACACGGGCGAGGACTGGACGGGCGTGAAGCTCTCCCTGTCCACCGCGGAGCTCAACCGGCGCGCGGACGTGCCCGAGCTGAAGGCCCTGCGCATCGGCCGGCGCCAGCCGCCCCCGGCCCGCTCGGGCTGGCGCGAGCCGCCCCCGGGCCTGGACGCGCTGTTCGCGGGGTACGACGCGGCGGGCACCCGCGCCCCCCTTCCCCCTCCCCCGCCCCTTCCTCCCTCCCTGGAGTTCGCGAAGGCGCAGGTCCAGGCCAAGCCCGAGCCCCCCCGCGCCAGCGCCCCGCCCCCGGCGGCGCGTCCCGGGTCGAGCAGATCCACCGGCGCGTTCCCCGTGGTGTCGGCGCCTCCCCCGCCTCCTGCCGCCGCGCCCATGCGGAGCATGGCCCGGGGGGGCGAGAGCCTCCGGAAGAAGCGCGTCGCCAAGGAGATCATGGCCGAGCCGGAAGCCCCTGCCGAGATGGACGACGCCCTGATGGACATGTCGGAGGAGGAGAGCAGCCTGGGAGGCTTCGGAGGGGCCGCGCTCCAGCAGGACGAGGCCGAGCCCCTCGCGGGCCTCGAGCTGGGCGGCGGCCTGCTGGACTACGGCGCGCTGGAGCTGGGGGCGGCGGACCAGCCCAGCCGCCGGGGCAAGCTGCAACCCCAGCCCACCCACACCCAGGAGCTCCTGGCGCTCACGGCGCTGCACATCCAGGTGGACATCGCCGCGCTGCTCCTCGTGCGCCAGCGCTCCGGGGAGGCGGGCGCGCTCCCGCCCGCGCCGCCCTGGACGGTGCCCCCCCGCGAGTCCTCGCCCCACTTCGACTACCGCTATGACGTGGAGGCGCGGATGGACGTGCCCTCGGACGGGCACTGGCACACCGTGTCCGTGTTCTCGGCGCCGGTGGGCCTCACGGCCGAGTACCTCTGCGTGCCTTCCGTGGAGCCGCGGGTGTTCCGCTCCGTGAAGGTGGAGAACCGCACGCCGCACGCGCTGCTCGCGGGCCCCGTGGACGTGACGCTCGGGGACGAGTTCCTGATGAGCTCGCCCCTGCCCACACTGGCGCCGGGGGCCACGCAGCGGCTGGGGCTGGGGGTGGAGGAGTCCCTCAAGGTGTCGCGCAACACGCGCTTCGACGAGGCCTCGGGCGGCGTCTTCGGCGGCGCCACGGTGCTCACCCACCGCGTCTCGCTGGAGGTGGCCAACCGGCTGGGCCGGCCGGTGACGGTGGAGCTGCGGGAGCGGGTGCCCGTGGTGCCCCCGGGCGAGAAGGACATCAAGGTGGAGGAGGCCGAGGTGAGGCCCCCCTGGCGCGCGCCCACGCCGCTGCCCGGAGAGCTGCCGGTGGAGGGCGAGCGGGCCTGGCGGGTGACGCTGCAGCCCGGAGAGAAGCAGACGCTGGACGCGTCGTGGAACGTCAAGATTCCCTCGAGCAAGACGCTCCAGGGCGGCAACCGGAGGACGTAA
- a CDS encoding DUF4139 domain-containing protein yields MSPPVTLPVVKVTVLEDRALVERRGEVTLPPGPHPLRVEGLSPLAVDRSLQVSLSGGTVIGAHVSRTWKEQPPEGLREPTTALGRRMDALEEAVRIAAGDVLRQEARLGVENAARQDVLRAISEEAGAGKAAPDTWHQHLALVRTEVTATEEALRQARKREARVQQELAEAQNAQAHGEQPEKKLLTSAQVEVNHPTGGTVTLTVAYLVPCAVWRPAYRATLRPQEGGERVTLECEAVVWQRTEEDWTNVELAFSTARPTLGASPPRLEEDRLFLREKTVQEKQTVEVSVREEAIQSTGEGGARRTEEMPGLDDGGEALTLKAPHRVTLPSDGAPHRVPLFQFTAPATSELVGTPEHSPLVHRVARFENKGPSVLLAGPVDLVRTSGYVGRAQLAFAGVGERLKLGFGSEDTLRISRQVETKLDTNRLTGRRVRTHFVKLFLSNTGTQAETLAIEERMPVSEVEAVEVELLKDKTKPALPKVNADGIARFELSAPPRSQQTVDFTYTVSSSSKVAGL; encoded by the coding sequence GTGAGCCCCCCTGTCACCCTACCCGTCGTCAAGGTCACCGTCCTGGAGGATCGCGCGCTCGTGGAGCGCCGGGGCGAGGTGACGCTCCCCCCGGGCCCGCACCCGCTGCGGGTGGAGGGCCTGTCGCCGCTCGCGGTGGACCGGTCGCTCCAGGTGTCCCTCTCCGGGGGCACCGTCATCGGCGCGCACGTGAGCCGGACCTGGAAGGAGCAGCCCCCGGAAGGCCTGCGCGAGCCCACCACGGCGCTGGGCCGCCGCATGGACGCGCTGGAGGAGGCGGTGCGGATCGCGGCGGGCGATGTCCTGCGGCAGGAGGCGAGGCTCGGCGTGGAGAACGCCGCCCGGCAGGACGTGCTCCGCGCCATCTCGGAGGAAGCAGGCGCCGGGAAGGCCGCGCCGGACACGTGGCACCAGCACCTGGCGTTGGTCCGGACCGAAGTGACCGCGACGGAGGAGGCCCTGCGCCAGGCGCGCAAGCGGGAGGCGCGGGTCCAGCAGGAGCTGGCCGAAGCCCAGAACGCGCAGGCCCACGGGGAGCAGCCCGAGAAGAAGCTCCTCACCTCGGCGCAGGTGGAGGTGAACCACCCCACGGGCGGCACGGTGACGCTGACGGTGGCGTACCTCGTCCCCTGCGCCGTGTGGCGCCCGGCGTACCGCGCCACGCTGCGGCCCCAGGAGGGCGGCGAGCGCGTGACGCTGGAGTGCGAGGCGGTGGTGTGGCAGCGCACGGAGGAGGACTGGACGAACGTGGAGCTGGCCTTCTCGACGGCACGCCCCACCCTGGGGGCCAGTCCCCCGAGGCTGGAGGAGGACCGGCTGTTCCTGCGGGAGAAGACCGTGCAGGAGAAGCAGACGGTGGAGGTGTCCGTCCGCGAGGAGGCCATCCAGAGCACGGGGGAAGGCGGCGCGCGGCGGACCGAGGAGATGCCCGGGCTGGACGACGGGGGCGAGGCGCTGACCCTCAAGGCGCCCCACCGGGTGACGCTGCCCTCGGACGGCGCCCCGCACCGGGTGCCGCTGTTCCAGTTCACCGCCCCGGCCACCTCGGAGCTGGTGGGCACGCCGGAGCACTCGCCGCTGGTGCACCGGGTGGCGCGCTTCGAGAACAAGGGGCCCTCGGTGTTGCTGGCGGGGCCGGTGGACCTGGTGCGCACGAGCGGCTACGTGGGCCGGGCACAGCTGGCCTTCGCGGGCGTGGGCGAGCGGCTGAAGCTGGGCTTCGGCAGCGAGGACACGCTGCGGATCTCCCGGCAGGTGGAGACGAAGCTGGACACGAACCGGCTGACGGGGCGGCGCGTGCGGACACACTTCGTGAAGCTCTTCCTCTCCAACACGGGCACCCAGGCCGAGACGCTCGCCATCGAGGAGCGGATGCCCGTCTCGGAGGTGGAGGCGGTGGAAGTCGAGCTGCTCAAGGACAAGACCAAGCCAGCCCTTCCCAAGGTGAACGCGGACGGCATTGCCCGGTTCGAGCTCTCCGCCCCACCCCGCTCCCAGCAGACAGTGGACTTCACGTACACCGTCTCCAGTTCCTCCAAGGTCGCGGGGCTCTAA
- a CDS encoding acyclic terpene utilization AtuA family protein yields MSTSLLRVGNASGFYGDRFSAFREMLEGGPLDVLTGDYLAELTMLILGRDRMKDPDGGFAKTFLRQMEQCLGLAAEKRVKIVTNAGGLNPAGLAAALRALAGRLGVKVQIAHVEGDDLLGRTEALGLGTPITANAYLGAWGIAACLRAGADIVVTGRVTDASLVVGPAAAHFGWKPEDWDQLAGALVAGHVLECGAQATGGNFSFFTELDVRRPGFPIAEIDASGACVITKHAGTGGAVTVDTVIAQMLYEITGARYAGPDVTARFDTVALSQEGRDRVRISGTRGEPPPPTVKVCLNHLGGFRNEMTFVLVGLDIEQKARLVREQLEASWGKRPREVHWTLVRTDREDAPTEEQAAAFLRVVVKDADAKVVGRAFSGAAIELALGSYPGFTLTTPPADGAPYGVYTPAYIDAGQAEHLAVLPSGERSVMAPSKETRVLGPVEPPALPAPWPLGPTRRVPLGRIAAARSGDKGGTANIGLWVRTDEAWRWLVHALTEDALRELLPEAKALPIERHVFPRLRGLNFVIDGLLGEGVSSSTRFDPQGKALGEWLRSRHVEVPEALLQGTAPG; encoded by the coding sequence GTGAGCACCTCCCTGCTTCGTGTCGGCAATGCCTCGGGCTTCTATGGCGATCGCTTCTCGGCCTTCCGCGAGATGCTGGAGGGTGGGCCGCTCGATGTCCTCACCGGCGACTACCTCGCCGAGCTGACGATGCTCATCCTCGGCCGGGACCGGATGAAGGATCCGGACGGCGGGTTCGCCAAGACGTTCCTCCGGCAGATGGAGCAGTGCCTGGGGCTCGCCGCCGAGAAGCGGGTGAAGATCGTCACCAACGCGGGCGGTTTGAACCCCGCGGGCCTCGCCGCCGCGCTCCGGGCCCTGGCCGGGCGCCTGGGCGTGAAGGTCCAGATCGCCCACGTCGAGGGGGATGACCTCCTGGGGCGCACCGAAGCCCTGGGGCTGGGCACGCCCATCACGGCGAACGCCTACCTGGGCGCGTGGGGAATCGCCGCGTGCCTGCGCGCGGGCGCGGACATCGTCGTCACCGGGCGGGTGACGGATGCCTCGCTCGTGGTGGGCCCGGCCGCCGCGCACTTTGGCTGGAAGCCCGAGGACTGGGACCAGCTCGCAGGGGCCCTGGTGGCGGGCCACGTGCTGGAGTGCGGCGCGCAGGCCACCGGCGGCAACTTCTCCTTCTTCACGGAGCTGGATGTCCGCCGCCCGGGTTTTCCGATCGCGGAGATCGACGCCTCCGGCGCGTGCGTCATCACCAAGCACGCGGGCACCGGGGGCGCGGTCACGGTGGACACGGTGATCGCGCAGATGCTCTACGAAATCACGGGGGCGCGGTACGCGGGGCCCGACGTGACGGCGCGCTTCGATACCGTGGCGCTGTCCCAGGAGGGGCGCGACCGCGTCCGGATCTCCGGGACCCGGGGCGAGCCGCCGCCGCCCACGGTGAAGGTCTGCCTGAACCACCTGGGCGGCTTCCGCAACGAGATGACCTTCGTCCTCGTGGGGCTGGACATCGAGCAGAAGGCGCGGCTCGTCCGCGAGCAGCTCGAGGCCTCGTGGGGAAAGCGGCCCCGGGAGGTTCACTGGACGCTCGTGCGCACCGACCGGGAGGATGCGCCCACGGAGGAGCAGGCCGCGGCGTTCCTGCGCGTCGTGGTGAAGGACGCGGACGCCAAGGTGGTGGGCCGGGCCTTCAGCGGCGCGGCCATCGAGCTGGCCCTGGGGAGCTACCCCGGCTTCACGCTGACGACGCCGCCCGCGGACGGCGCGCCCTATGGCGTGTACACGCCCGCATATATCGATGCGGGCCAGGCCGAGCACCTCGCCGTCCTGCCCAGCGGCGAGCGCTCCGTCATGGCGCCTTCGAAGGAGACGCGCGTCCTGGGGCCCGTGGAGCCCCCGGCGCTTCCCGCCCCCTGGCCCCTGGGGCCCACGCGCCGCGTGCCGCTGGGGCGCATCGCCGCCGCCCGGAGCGGTGACAAGGGGGGCACGGCGAACATCGGGCTCTGGGTCCGCACGGACGAGGCGTGGCGGTGGCTGGTGCATGCGCTCACGGAGGACGCGCTCCGGGAGCTGCTCCCCGAGGCGAAGGCCCTCCCCATCGAGCGGCATGTCTTCCCCCGGCTGCGGGGGCTGAACTTCGTCATCGACGGGCTGCTCGGAGAGGGCGTCTCCTCCTCGACGCGGTTCGATCCCCAGGGCAAAGCACTCGGAGAGTGGCTCCGCTCCCGCCACGTCGAGGTGCCCGAGGCGCTCTTGCAGGGAACCGCGCCCGGCTGA
- a CDS encoding glycoside hydrolase family 16 protein, with amino-acid sequence MPDSTVALSAAASDNLIANGGFETDLQGWKTWQASLSRVFRSPGAPEGSYVVKVTPTAGTSGGYSLEAASSVTGDATLGMYTASASIAAATTSAVGKTVILALRETDASGATRVWEQTAVLTQSFQTITVSAPVEQTGRSLVFYIFQKNSVPGDAFYADAIRVTPPGWRLVFQDDFSGSAVDTTQWGMYDSPGHGGNGLRRPSAFSVANGLLVVTAQMVNGTLVSGGMAHKSNYKYGRFEFRVRTEADPSSAVSGVVLTWPQTENWPIDGENDIYETGTSASRASFSTFIHYGADNRQYSYKHAVDATQWHTVAMEWEADALRIYRDGALVWTLTDANAIPDVAHHLCIQLDAFRTSMGGLVKMYVDWVKIYQR; translated from the coding sequence ATGCCGGATAGTACGGTGGCCCTCTCGGCGGCTGCCTCGGACAACCTGATCGCCAACGGCGGCTTCGAGACGGATCTCCAGGGCTGGAAGACGTGGCAGGCGAGCCTGTCCCGGGTGTTCCGCTCCCCGGGCGCACCCGAGGGCAGCTACGTGGTGAAGGTCACCCCCACCGCTGGAACGAGCGGGGGGTATTCGCTCGAAGCCGCGTCGAGTGTGACGGGAGACGCCACGCTGGGCATGTACACGGCGAGCGCCTCCATCGCCGCCGCGACCACGAGCGCGGTGGGCAAGACGGTCATCCTCGCGCTTCGGGAGACCGACGCCTCTGGCGCCACCCGGGTGTGGGAGCAGACGGCGGTGCTCACGCAGAGCTTCCAGACGATCACCGTCTCCGCCCCCGTCGAGCAGACGGGCCGGAGCCTGGTCTTCTACATCTTCCAGAAGAACAGCGTGCCGGGCGACGCCTTCTACGCGGATGCCATCCGCGTCACGCCTCCCGGCTGGCGGCTCGTCTTCCAGGACGACTTCTCCGGCAGCGCGGTCGATACCACCCAGTGGGGCATGTACGACTCGCCGGGCCATGGGGGCAACGGCCTGCGCCGTCCCAGCGCCTTCAGTGTGGCCAATGGCCTGCTGGTGGTCACCGCGCAGATGGTCAACGGCACGCTCGTGTCGGGCGGCATGGCGCACAAGTCCAACTACAAGTACGGCCGCTTCGAGTTCCGCGTCCGCACCGAGGCGGACCCCAGCAGCGCGGTCAGCGGCGTGGTGCTCACGTGGCCCCAGACCGAGAACTGGCCCATCGATGGGGAAAACGACATCTACGAGACGGGTACCAGCGCCAGCCGTGCCAGCTTCAGCACGTTCATCCACTACGGCGCGGACAACCGCCAGTATTCCTACAAGCACGCCGTGGACGCGACCCAGTGGCACACCGTCGCGATGGAGTGGGAGGCCGATGCCCTGCGCATCTACCGCGACGGGGCCCTGGTCTGGACGCTCACCGACGCCAACGCCATCCCGGATGTGGCGCACCACCTGTGCATCCAGCTCGATGCGTTCCGCACCAGCATGGGTGGCCTCGTGAAGATGTACGTGGACTGGGTGAAGATCTATCAGCGCTGA